CGGACTCTCAGGGTTCATGGGCCATAGGCTGATGAAGCAGAAGTACTATACCTTCAGTCGGAGGAGGGACCCCTGCCACCAATATAACCTTCtatcttttctttgtttcaacAACATAACGTTATATCGACAACCAAAGGAACCAATGAGATTTCAAGTGGGAGGCCGGACCTCAAAAGATGAACCAATCCCATAAACACAAGGAGATGCGTGGAGATACCGCGCCGCATAAAACAGGATATTCTCACTGATTTCTTCAGGCTGTCTGGACACGCTCGGGTTTAGTTTGGTTCCTGTCTGATAGAACCGAAGATTTGGATGTAAGCTCTGAAACAGAAGTACTAGGCCGTAATGTTGGAGCAGCACCCAGCAGCCAATCAAACGTGGCCCTGCGACACCACCTGGTAGCTAAACTCGACACCTTGTAGCAACAAGCTTGTGACCAGTCAGATGACTCAAGTCCCTGCAGAGCAACGTCCTGGACACATCCAGCTCGTACAAGGGTTCTAAGATTATCAACTTGTCGACTATCAACACAACTAGTCTACACTGCATCGTTGTCAACTAGTCATTTATATGTGGGTTTAGCCCGGTGCAGTAATAAAGCACTGGTACCTACAGCAGATATGCAGCAGGCACTGTTGTTAGACACACAGAGCCAGAAGGAAACATGGTCAAACAACCAGATTCAGATGCTCTACTAAACTAACCCAGAGTAGATAGAAACGTCAGCTGACCTAAAGTAATGCAACAGTTTGTATAACCATCTATAGCTACATACGCTTATGGCTAACGTGTGGACAACGAAGGCAGACGACAATCAGAGACTTCTCTAAACATcttatctctctcacacaaattGACACGGGTTGGAAAAAACATGTCCCCTACGATTAATCGACTAGTTGACTACTTTGTAGGAATAGTTGACACCTACTAAAATGCAGTAATCAGGAATGCCCTCGCTCTTACTACCCACTGATGATGGACAACCAGTCATCTAAATTCGCCCTGCTTAAATAATCATTTAGACACTagaacagcaaacacacatttgaaaaatcCACTGGGAGTTTCAACGTCCCAACTATTTGAACCATTtcagtgtaaaatgtgtttgaagtCGTGCTAACTGGtccttctgctgttttattcaCAGGCGGATGCTCGAGAAGATGGAAGAAGAACAGTGCGAGCAGGAGGAAACTTTAGCCCAAGTTAAGCGCAGCATTGAAAACCCAAAAAGAAGCTCTGAAGACGAGAGAAAATTATTAGCGTTTGCCATAAAAACATGCCTGAACGAAGTGGTGCGACGATGGCTGAAAGAGAATTCAGGGTTGGAGACTTTCTTCAAACTTGTGGATTTGTTTAattcaatgaaaaataaaatcatcaacAAGTCAAATAAGGAcaaagacgaagacgaagagaATGAAGTTTCGGTCGTATATTCAGATATTGAAGTGGACATCATCTTTCTGGCTCACGGATCGATCAGTCACCCCAAGATTCCAGCTTCCTGTCTGGTGCCTCAGTCCAACATCAAAGACGTGCTCCTGTATTCCCCCTGGAACTGTCTCCTCGCTGCTGATGCAGCGTACTGCATCGCTACAGGACTCATACAACCTCGGCACAGAAGGTTTCTCTGTGGTCCAGAAAGTGGCTGTAACATTCCTGATGAAGGACACCGGCCCAGGAAAGTGCCACCTGGCTGGAACTCAATGAAGGAAGCAGGTCTGATTCCCAACATCATGGTCAGTACTATCAAGGATCCAGAAGATGGTGCATGGACGACTTTTGTCGATCTCACAGAAACATATGGTAAACCAGGGAGAGGCCGCATCGTCATCCCGTTCAACCTTGGTGGTCTGACACTAACAATCCCGTTCTACATCGTCACCTGGGTCATGTCTCTGGTGCTGTCTTTCTTCAAGATCAAAGCCACCGTCCATCTCGCCGCCTGTCTGGGTGATGGATCTACCACGCAGAAGTTTTCCAGAGAGTTCCTGGAGGATCAGTACTCCTACACTATCGACAACACCGGGATGACATCATCGCAGTCCATGTTGCCCATCACCCACCCCAACCTGTACAGGACTTTACAGGCCATGTTCGATTAGACGGACAAAACTTCAACATTTTCTGGAGATAACAAGTTCTGTTCCAGTGAAAGATTTGTCCATACCTCAAGCTGAACTCAACTGATTTCCCACCTCGATGCATCTCCGTGTGTTTCAACACGTTGGTATCAACAAACAATTCAATTTTAATCTGAGAGATGATTTCTAGTGCCTGGAATCGTGTTCAAGATCTACGATCAATTTTAAAACTTGTATAAAAAACGAGCTGCTGGCGGAGTCACTGAGGAGCCAGAAAACCCCGACCTCCGTTTTTTCCACTGATCAGATTCACAGTCGATTGTTTCTTTTACCCCCTCGACACAGATGAGTTATGGACgttaaaaatcatatttactGTGATCTAACCCTGATGTAgtgcggctgtggctgagggggtagagtggtcgtcctccaaccagatgGTCGGCTGTTTggataaaatgtaatataatgatgTGGAGGAGTCAGGACGTATCCGACATGGTCGCACctgtaatggaaaattatatAATCATACTATACTATGTATTATACATGCTTATGTAACCACACTTATCTGTGCTTATGCATATCATGTGTGACAAGATGACCGCACCACGTGTGACAAGATGTCTGTTGGTGACCCACTAGGTGCCAGTCTCTGAGAAATCCGGACATCGGAGCCACTAATCACTGTACTGTCTCCTCCAATCTTATCTTCTGGGGGTGTACTTcgcattttcacacacacacaattcggTTTATACGCAAATACATCACCTCTTTTTGTATAAAAGAGCACGCCCGACAATGTTTCTTGGTCTTACCCATCTTCACGTCTGCATGCTGTAAGATCAGTTAAGAATAAACGTGCACTTAAAAGACAATTAGGgtctttatttcagaaaatgattTCCTCCACTCACCTGAGCAGCAGGTCCCTGGTTCAATTCCCGACTGGACAGACCGGCGTTTCATTTCTCTAACCTcagtcaaataaacacaacagcCAACACTAGAATCACCTCCACCAACCAACtctgtgtcactgtgacctttgaccactgagactcatcagttcatctgagtctaaatgtacatttgtaccaaatttgaaaggattttcTTCAGTTGGTCTGAAGATCTCCTGCCAAAAAGAAATAATGGAAAAAAGCCTCCAAAAAATACCTGTATGTACACGTACaatgtaatctgattactttcTGGCACGCAGACCCTGATGTACGTTTGTTTCCAAGCTGAACTGGTCCAACCTCTGAAGGAGCTGAACATTACCAGACACCTGCACAATGAAGAGATGAGGAAGACGTGCTCGTCACCTATTTACGTGTCACACGGACTCAATCACCTCTGGCGCAGAAACTCAAAAGCAGAATGGAAACACTTCATACCCTGATCCATCAATAATcacttttatattgtaatacaatttaataatgATCAATTTTGAAATCTATCATGACATCATTGATACCACACGATGATTACTCTGCTATTAGTTAGCTGTAGATTCTGTCTCTAATCTTATTGGTTGTACACGTTAAAGCATTACTACATGATGACGACATGATGACAACATGATGAGGTCATTCCTACCATATTACCACAAATTGACGTCTTCTTACACCCAAACATTTATGTTCTGATTAAATTAGTTTGTCTGAGTCATGTTGGCGTTTGAACCCATgagatgtttcctgttttcagctgctgtgatttGCTAAAACGAATAAAGTCTTTGTTTGTggaatgtggaatatggccaaaatggccactaaatgcaaaatggcgggcttcctgttgcgtttttcaaattgcacctcgagacttttttgtttgtctggtcatgatacacctgtgtatcgatttttgtgaagattggTCAATGTGAACGCGTTCCGGGGGGCTCGGGAGGgtgctgttgagccattttgtcACGCCCATTTACTCCAGAATgtgtaaattttcaccactttctaattttctgcaaattttggtaagaatttgagcatgttaaagccctcaaaaagccaattcatttgcctgaaaaaaaaaaaaaagaaactgaagtcaaaatggcgggcttcctgtttgttctacCTTTCGATCCAGGAgactttattgtttgttatgaaaagacacatgtccctaatGATTTTTTGTACATGTCCTCCACTCGTGGTGCCGGGCTgtcctttagggggcgctagtcagttattttgccacgcccattccttaaaaccatatgaatattttcagggggggttgttgatacacaaatgtagtttgagggagactgaagcatgaacactgaagttacagaaATTTCATGTGTCGCGGCGAGTTGttgaactttaacgccacgccactattatgacgtttgacgaaaagtcacagtaatcttatgccttcattatcaatgtcttgagacccatttgacacaggttgacatggctgcgggcagtgggtgaggaggaatacgtccaagtgtaagacgttcaaaaaacaagacatttcctgttgccaccagggggcgctgtgattttaagtcatgatttctgtgtagatgtcatcaggccgggactcttgtcttacatgtctagtttggactcgattggaccaaatatgtctgagatacagaacctcgtgttttgatggcgtgtaatcaaacttcgACGCCAcaccacggtcacaccgtgtgacgaaaaatcgatctttgaggtagttttcatctccatcttgttgtgatgacacgcatctccatatgaagttgatctgatgaaagccctgggacaagtacatcaaagtacaaatgtggaaaatgtggaaaatgtggaaaatggccactaaagtcaaaagaCTTCAcaagatttttgtgaagatcggtgaaagctaactgaggggcttttccttagatggcgctgttgagccattttgccacggccatttcaaattactccagaataccaggggttttgaattcccctaactttggtaacaatttgagcatgtctaggccctgaaaaagccccaaaagggaaatacaaatccttcgaaatacaatagggcctcccaccggaggtgctcgggccctaataataatccttacaatttcaatagggcctcccactgtctcctactgttcggtgctcgggccctaataataaaaatagcCTGAAACCACAACAGGCTCATGTTTGTTTACCCTAGCAGATGGGTTAGGCATTCCCTCCATTCAGATAGATTTCCATCCATCCTGATACAGGTTGTGCCAATCCCAACCATTTAAGATGGGTTGGGATTGATATTATGTTTTACCCGAGGAGCTCTGCTTTTAaatctgcatttttgttttgttaagcAATGGATGAAGAATCAATGATGCTAGTACATTGTGTCAAAAAGAGAACCTGCACATTGTTTTATATGTCTGACCAATTATTTCCAGGGGCAATTTGATCTGGAAGTATTGATAACATATTTTGATGAAATCAAAAATTAAACTGAGTGGTTGCAAACATAATCTTCTAAAATGGTTTGATAGCACTTGACTTGAAAAATGTGTCTATCTTGTGCCAGATTAATATGAATTAAGTTTGTAAAGGTAGGGGATGGGgatatacatttatttacattttgttttttcaacttGCTTGACATCTGGTTAAAATGTTTGCAATATTTGGAGACCTTGGCagtaatcaatcaattaaattgtatttgtatagcccatattcacaaatcacaatttgtctcatagggcttttaacagggtgtgacattcTCTGCTCTTAACTAGGAAAGTTCATAGAGATGCATGGGTCATGGAGATCTGAAGAGCTGATCATATTTGTTGCATTTATAGTTTTCTAAGATGATTAtactttattttcaataaaaagatAACATTGACTTTACATTGTATATCCAATTATCATATCAGGGAGTCTAAAAAGCTTAAGATTTCCCTCAAGTCACCTTGTGTCACTGAGCCTCAGTAAtggaatcaatcaatcacattttctgAGTAcatcccatattcacaaatcacaatttgtctcatagggcttaacaatcAATATaatgtgtgacatcctctgacctCGACTAGAGTGAGGCAAAACTACCCCAAAAAAACTTttacagggaaaaaaaataaaaaaatcaggaaCAGTCACAAATGAGTCACAAGTAGCCAAGTGTATCAGAGCACATCAAAAAAATAAcactatttaaaatatttaagagAAAAGACAGTCTTACATAAATTCAGAGATATAACAATGTTAAAACTATTCATGCAAGATGAAAATGAGAGTAAAAGCATCAACAGTGcaagaaatgagagaaacactgttaaaaataaagagaacaTATGACAACAAATTGATTCCACTGATCTATAGAAATTTCCATGTGATTCTTAATCACTTTAGCATAGACGCAATACTTTTAACTTACATACCTTTATGTTTCCAGTCAGAGTTTTGTATGATCAGTAGTTGGGCGGTTGACACGTTTGGATCTAATCTTCTTAAGTAATCTGCTTCTGCAGCATGGGTTACCATATCTACTTAACAATTATCACAAAGCTGGTTAACAATTGGCTCAGTTAACCGTGGGTTTTCATATCCTGCTTACcaacatttcactgtgttgCCAAGTTGAGAAAATGACATGTTTGCCCAGTGTTTTCTTCATTATGCTGATCGGTATTGTTTTGCATGGCTTTTACATTATTCTGCAAGAAGACCTCTGTCACGGCTCAGGCCGTTACTCTGGTGTtccccctcctttcctcctccttccctatgtgagtgtgtgtgcttgggcGCAGGTCCAGTTACAAACAAAACCTAACAACCTCTTGGCGGCTACGGGGGATACAGCTTGTTTACAAGAAACCACTACATCTTATTGGAAGagataaataaaaggttttgaaCACATTTGTACTTCTATAATTCACCTCAGAAAGGACTAAATGGCTTTCAAACAAATTTGTTTCTAATATCTCATATAGTCTTTCTgtcagatttccatgaaatcaTACCATTATGCTACATGGTTTTAATGCTGGTGTTGATCAAAATAAACCCACCCACTCTTTGCATATTCCCTCTGAAGACTGAAGGTTATAACCCTCAATCAGCTTTTCTATTGGTCAAACACAGCTCTCAAGACTGTAAACTAGAAGAAATGTTAGCTTTTTGAAATGTTGCCAGGATTTGAAGATATCCTACTTCAGTTATGAATACTGAATACTGGAATGTCACTGCTGTCATGGAAGGCCAGTCAAGCATGCAGAGCAAACTCTCTGAATATTTAGTATGTACTCTGAGTTCCTCTAAGCCATGTTCCTCTCGAAAATAAGGACATCACCGAGGCTGAAACCACATGGTTCTCATTGTGTGtgcttgtacttctatctttgtaAGGACCACTTTGACTATtagaccttacagagtgagAACATTTTAAGAATATATTTTGCCCGGTCCTTGCTTTATGACCCACCTTCAAAAGGTTTAATagttaagacttggtttaaaGGTAAGGATTAGAGTTAGGTTTATGGGTTTGGGTTCAATCTTAACTCTCTGAGTAAGAGTTAAATGGGGCACTGgcacaaaaggaaaaatgaaaaaaagccaGACTCAACTGTTGTGATACCTCACGACACTAGTTTCCCATTCCCATTATGCAACATCGGCATTTCATTATAGGTGCAAAAGCGTGtagtcatttgtatttgtgcagTTGGTCTGAGTAGAGTAATGGTTCCAAATAATTCAGATAGCATCCTACAGATCATCGTATTGCACTCTTCTGTTGAGACGTCTTGACCCAAGAATTTAGGTTTAGTGTTCAAAGTGTGGCCTctactgtgtctgtctctgaagGAATAGAAAAAAACCTTTTGGGGAATGCGTATCATCGCACCCAGCAACACAAAATTAAATTCTTAACAAAACTAGGAGTACATCAAAATCCTACTACAAAATCAaccattctaaacctgcctgtttagaATGGCCTGTATGTTAGGCCTGTGgtaaaaccatagactgtatgtaaaaaaTGGATGTAGCTTCTGGCTCCAAAAGATGAGGCCGATGCGGAAGTGCTTAAAAGTGTAATACCGCAGAGATCCAGCAAGGGATGGCTCAATGCACGCCACTCGGAGGAAGACTCCAATTTGTGACTTCATTGCTTGTGGGCAGACTGTGCTTAACATCTACGAAGATCTTGTTGAGAGACCAAGTTCACCATGCAGATTCCTTATGACTTACAAGCTGAGTCAGGATCACCTGGAGCTGTTCTTCTCAGCAATCAGAGCACGTGGAGGTTTTAACAACAACCCCAATGCAAGGCAGTTTTGTGGGTCCTACAAGCGCCCAGGCAAGGGCACAAGGGCACAAGGGCACAGGCAACTGTCTTCTTTGTGACAACACAGTCGTCCTGGATTATATTAATGCATTGCACGGAGGATGGATGTGGAGCCTGTGGAAGTGCTTTTGCTTCAAGAAGACACTATCTCTGAGCTCCCAAATGTCAACATCAGCCTGTCAGTGTACAAGGAGATAGCCATCAGCTACATCACAGGTTTCCtcattgtgtgcagagcttttaataaacagtctaCGGTGCaaagtgaagttagaaaactttgtgttcatcttACCAGGTtcatctgcaatgaagattttatagtcaatgtttttcataaaatgaaactgaatttacgTAATTATTGTTCACATATGTGggttatatataagtttgaatgatttactgaactgctgttactttttcatacattgcatgtcagcCATTACATTGGTGTGTTAAGCAATCACGACAATCTTTAGAGCCaatttcacaacttttcaaaacaaaagctcaaCATTAGGCATTGCagcagcaaaataaacattgtgcttttactttgctgataaattgccaaacaggaagtgattcaattaatattgttgccatgacagaggGCAGCACCTTCTGCACCCGTGACCGTCTGTGTCTGAAtcagtctgatatggtgaaaaaaatccaATCATTAAAATGATCTGGCAGCAATTTAGACCCGCGTGTTGACCCAGTTGCTGACAGCtactgtagtttatctgaggacgtagaagaacCATATGATCATATCACACAGATTTTAACAGTGCACTTTCTTGTGcaattaacaatacacatgacaaatgtgaacagtttgcaagatatgcgttccacatgCAGACATTTGTTGTAGTTAGATGTTGAACACAGAATATGAGCTCTTGAGCATTAACAAATCAGGAAGGAGACCAGAGGTAGTTCtccactctcttcctctttcctacATCAACACATTCCACAACAAAACCAGaatgtacaataaaaaacaaattgccTAAATGGCAAGTgggacaaataaaatgtattcaaataacATGTAATATATCCCCAGGTTCTTCTTCATCTACTGTTATAAAGGAAACTAagcatattgtgtttttacaccCTCCCTTTTAGGACCCATTACACAAGCTGAGGAAGCGCAAACTCTTCAGCTGCCAAAGAAACACCACCGATTATTAATCTCACACTTAAAATGTAGGAAGCAAAGCACACATGGAGACACCATAACAGAGCACAGTCTCTGTTACACCAActaagagagatttaaaaactTAATTAACAGCAACGCCCTATATCCTGTTAGGTGGATGTTTTGATTCCAGTCATTGCCTGGATCCTCTGAAAACGTTTTTATCTGAATTTGCTCTGGACTCTCCTGCTCAAACTCCCCTGTGAgattgcaggttttttttacttgtcAGCAACCCTTTGCACTTCGCTTTTTACAGCACATGTCAATGATTGTTTGTTAAATCCTTGTATTAAACTTATCATGTGTCTCTGCGTCTGTGTTGAGTCCGTATTTTGACccgaggaggtgcatgtgtgaacgcaaatgtccgagtgagacgctccgtAGTTTCTATGGACTTTATCTGCCTGATCTCTTGGTAGAAAGTCCGTAGAAATCGAGGaaaagtgtgaacacagcagatgattccccgctggattcaccacgagcgagtggggggtGGACAACCCCTCTAACTCttgacagacgcaaaaataaaacaaatatctcctggtgaaaatgttatgtcatacatgtagaagccacagacaaagatgtcaatagagtttgtggtgataagagccgactaTGGTGTgtgggtgctgtaaacatgatcacgtgatctctgcagcagagttattACAttgcttcctgcctctgcctgctgctgctccacctctcgcctgaataatgcggaggatttgttgctgttgtgaacgtgtctctgcaaagaacctcccgctgtgatgtgcatgtgtgaaaagcaaattGCCCcactgtgggactaataaaggattatcttattttatcttatcagaCTGCGGGTAAACGCCGTAGCCAATTCTCAGGATTTCACCcataggtcatgtctgaaaacgtctatATTTACAGAGTGCTGAATAAGTAGCAGTCTGTGCTATATTCTAAATGGCCAACATTAAGATCTATACACCAGAATATGTGCTTGCATGTTTAGTGTTTAGTTTTATTCGCTTATTGGCGTAGCATGTTTAAAACCGATAATGCCAAAGGGAGTGAAAAACCTGATAAAAGCAGATGAGGGAGATATGGATGATTTGTGTGAGACAGAATTTAGAAATCTCTCAGACAAGACTCTGAATAAGTGTGGGGATCTCTGCTGTTTTCAGAGCTTCTcttactctctttctctttgaaCATTTCAGTCAGCAAAAGTAGGACAAGGCCAGCAGCTGTAAAGTAAAACCCACAGgacaggaaggggagagagTTTCCTCCCCATTCATTCTTAATATGGCCTATgcataatttgattattttcttaaaatccaATAAGGGTTTCTTTGATTCTTTTAATGCCAATGTAATATGATAACCAATTGGCACTCATTCTTTAGTTTTAATTCCACCATAATATTAACAGCTAAAGGGGAGTGGTTTGACTTTTACATTGGAGTTAAAAGAAACAACTCAATTTCTATTGGACATCCATTGTGTATTTTCTGCAACAACTGTCCCTGTTTGGTCAGAGGAAGTGAGAATCATCACATCACTACATGCTCTTAGCTCAACAAAGAGCTTTTGGGTTTTCATTTTGGAGACAATATACACTGAGATGGGGACTCTGTTGCTATGGCAACACTGAGGAAGAAAGATAGAGATGgttagagaggaggagaaaaaggactaattaaaacagagaatGAAAAGGGAATGAATGAGATTTGTGTCCAGGCTGAGTTGTTTGTTGACTCACAGTGCTGTCTGGTTCTGTGACATGTTTGATCAAGCATTTATAAGATCTGCAGGCAGTGAGTGAAAACAACACCACTAATTTAGTTGACTGCCTTTTGAAAGACTCACAGAGTAAGAGGTCAGCATAACACATCCGCAAATATCTTTGGCTGGAATCAGCTGAGCTTTCACTGTCATACAATTTCCCTCTGCTGGGGTTTATGGTGACCCAACAtcagagaaaaaactaaatagcAAGCACACTACCTGCCTcccactccacacacacacttttctctaAATAATTAGTTTTTCACGATTGCTTAAACACTTTTGTCCACTCTGATGTAGGGCGGGACAATTaatccaaaacaacatttataacCTCAAACTGACTTAATCAATTGCTCATGTCAGTTAATTTGTTCAATACTTTCCCTAATGCATGCATTCACAAACTGTCGGGTCTCTACGTTCATTGTGTAGCAAATGAACGTAGCAGAGAGCGGTACCTTGTGCCGCCCCATATTTTCCTTCCTgccgcatgtcctccctcctcacttccAGTCgcagctgtggctgagtggtagagtggtcgtcctctaaccagaaggtcggcagttc
This portion of the Hippoglossus stenolepis isolate QCI-W04-F060 chromosome 19, HSTE1.2, whole genome shotgun sequence genome encodes:
- the LOC118098282 gene encoding uncharacterized protein LOC118098282; translation: MTTADKLLEQIFSWIDQRSRCADKLVKLAAELESLRQKCNGAECVGSSVAVVGAACVIGAGITFLTGGAAAPFLGLLGGTYLGAGTVISVATKLVELFLSSSTMKDAKKIEEKSNELAKDIQRLFEELKSEKKEANRFADPDDLDRHILTDIMRAVARRSGVRMKINFRMIGDEPNWSFGGGQHYTRLSPGLYLPILVTVTGVLTFFTLKSSGKKCTFLFAKGAEKLIKEISVTGLKTVLKGSTMLVGGAIGMAFALHEAIDNWTDQIKNNNVTEASQSLRDTAKAIQKITQALKDQFKDMKRMLEKMEEEQCEQEETLAQVKRSIENPKRSSEDERKLLAFAIKTCLNEVVRRWLKENSGLETFFKLVDLFNSMKNKIINKSNKDKDEDEENEVSVVYSDIEVDIIFLAHGSISHPKIPASCLVPQSNIKDVLLYSPWNCLLAADAAYCIATGLIQPRHRRFLCGPESGCNIPDEGHRPRKVPPGWNSMKEAGLIPNIMVSTIKDPEDGAWTTFVDLTETYGKPGRGRIVIPFNLGGLTLTIPFYIVTWVMSLVLSFFKIKATVHLAACLGDGSTTQKFSREFLEDQYSYTIDNTGMTSSQSMLPITHPNLYRTLQAMFD